Below is a genomic region from Rhododendron vialii isolate Sample 1 chromosome 5a, ASM3025357v1.
TGTTAGTCAGCGAATGGCATAAAAGGAAGTGCCAAGAAATGCGTTAGCATAGTATTTAACAGCTAATGTCTCTGCAAATTCCTTAATAGGTAATCTGTTGTGAACTTTTATCAATTGTGTGCGTTCCTTTTCGTGTAGTCCTAGGTAGTTCCTATTTTTCTCTCCGGTATTCTTGTTCTAAAACAAAGTTCTATGCGTCTGAGatcaagaagagaagaagaatctCCAGTAAGATAACAGTCCAGTAATTTCTTTCGCTCTTTGTTTTAAGTAAAGATCCACGTGTCTGAGGCTCAAgcaagaaggaggaggagatctACGCATCCGCTTTTCCATTTTCCTTCCTTCTATTCGCGAAGAACAAGAGAAAAGGAGAACAGAAGGGGaacaagagaaagagaaatagggAAGAGGATTAACTTCCACTGGTCTCAGTAGTCAAGTCGGCCATTCATTCAGTAAAGACTTCCGCTTATGGGCAAATTCTTGaaaaaaccgaaaccaaaaaaGGCGGAATAGTTATTCCCTTATCATTACAAGTTTGGTTCTCTAAAAAATGATAGAATACAATTGGAATCTTCAGGTGAAGGGCCATTCGACTGTGAAGCCAAGGAATGACCATCCCCTTAAGTGTGTGCCGAAATAAAAGGTGTTAAAACTGTAGAAAGGAATGCAgggaaacaaaagaagaagaaaaaaaggggaaCATTTGAAGATAAAAATGCTGCCCATGTGTTTTCACTTGGCTTTAATGTCAGTGTTTCACTTGTCCCATAAGGCCTTAACAAAAGGAGTGGAAAACAAGACCCCTGTTACAATTTCCCATTCAACGATGCTATTCATTTGTTTGGCAGCAGGCCATGCATATCTTCTAGATATAGATGATGAAAATGTAGGTTAACCTAAACAAGTAGCAGAGCAGAGTTGAACAAGTTACAAAGCTTTGAAAAATCTGTTTGAAACAAACTCAAAACGAACCTGTGACCCAAATAAATAGCCAACTAAAGAAGAACGGCAAGGCCTTCCTTTTTAGGGGGGACCACTTTCTTGTTTCCAGGAAAGGCATTGTGGGAAATGTTGACGAGGGCCTTGAAGCTGTGTGGCTCGTGCATAGAGATCTCTGACAGTACTTTCCTGTTAAGTTGGATATTCTCCTTTGTCAAGCCATGCATAAAGTTGCCATATTTAACCTGGtgtagaaaaaggaaaacaagtgTGTAAGTCAGCATTCCACTCCTCATGGTATCTCAAATTGTATAAGTCAGGACAGGATGTAGCTTTCTAGAGTTATCCAGAGAAGATGAGGCATCTATGAAGTTACTTCCATCTACGTTATCACAAAATCGAGTGAGGGAAGAGTCAAGACAGTGGGACACAGCAAATTGTTCATATTTCCTTATATAGCTCTGCAGGGTTAAAGGTGTTTAACAGGTGTCACCTAGCATTTCTTCAACAAAATTTGAGCATTAGGATAGTTTGGGGAATGAAGGGCTGAGATCCCTATTGCCCTTTGCACCATCCAAACAATATAGAGCCCAGATCCACCTCGCTAAATGTTTCATAACAGAACCAGATTCCGGAAGCACCCCTTTGTCAAAGACAACATGGAAGTTCAATGCTGAGTGCATGACCAAGTGACATAATAACTCCATGATGGAGTGCTGAACCCACGGCCTAATATTTTCTAAGATGATATCCGAGTGATTACTGATTAGAGAAGAACGATGACACGTGATCATACTTCTTTCAACAACTATGAAGTAATCAAGATTATAAAGCAGTAGACTCAAATACTCTTCTCCCTACATCCTActcaaatatcaaaaaaaaaaaaaacagcaaatgAAACAAACCAAGCAAAGTTTTATGTCACAATCAACTAGGTTGGGTGCATGAATCCTTATCAGCATCGTCTCTGTCAAGGGATAGACGTTCATATAAATAAGAATTCTATCGGTCGTACTATATTCAAAACATTCTCGAGTATTCTGGTCCCCCAGCATTTTCATTAACAATAACCATACTGCATGTCACTACCATTATATTCTGATTTCTCATCAGTAAAAGTACATGAAGAATTCTATTCCCTTCATCATAAGCCAAGTTCTCCGGTGAGAAGACCAAGCCAACAAGAAAAGCTTCTTGCAATTTCTCGAAATGGCAGATGGAAGTAGTAACACAAGTAGGTTGTCAAATTGCGAATCAAAATGGCATTTTTCTGAATCTTGAATAAAATCAAATCGTAAATCATGATATAttcaaggaaaatgattttggcactccacttttttatgatgtcactccaaattttgtctttaagtGTGCCTTGcgatgtataatttttacactaaaagacaagttttgaagtgccatcataaaaaaagcggagtgccaaaatcatttgccTTATTCAATCATATGacgaaaataaaaacatatgCATCTAGATATTAAAGatttattacaaaaatgaagCATAGCCTTAATACAATATAAAGTACTATGTTTTTTACAATGATTATTTAGCCTAGTAGATAAGAAACTTGCTTATGTGGCAACATATGTCAGCTGGTCTCAGGCTTTGAGCCTTGCCACGGCCTGTAATTTAGAGGATACAAGAATTAAAGAGATCGATTTGTCAAAGTTTGCGTTCAATAATACTATAGTATTATTCCCATCTACTTGCATAACTACAGTCCAACAAATTGAATAACAACATTTTAAAGACATTGAGTCCATCTATTGATTCATATGATAATAAGCTATGGAAAATTTCATCAAACtaatactccctctatcccacAAAGATAGGGCacaaagaaaagtagaaaagacgcggataaaaaaataaaccacttcgtgcaacaaaaatttaaaaatttcttgacaccaaattaaGAATTAATTGGTGTTGACAATTGTTACAGTTGGATGAATCTGATTGTGAATGGAACCTCAAATCAAACcgtgaatcgtacgattttGACAATTAGACAACACACTGCTAACTAATTTGGGGGTCACTACACAGACGAAAAAATAATCCAACTAGTTAATCATGGAGACAAAGTTGGCTTATCATCACCAATGTTGTCCAGAGGCTAGAAATCCATACAATAAGTAGACTCTAGGGGTGAAAAAAAGTAGAATTTGGGGAATGAATAAAAATTGggacttaaaatttcttttcttctgtttCAGCACATGATGTTCACTATAGCAAAGTGCATAAGTAATCAAATTCCACTGTAAACTCCCTAGTACCTAACGaagaaaccaacaaaacaacatcaaaatattttatacccaacgaaacagaaaaagagagggagtaACCAACTCTAATCAGACTCTTGGTCACATAATCTTCATTAGGACCCTTCGCCTGAACTCTCAATCCTTGCTCTCGCGGATTTTAGTAGTTTTGAATTCTTTCATAATGACGCTTTCACGCTTGCACATTCCCGCTCACGCACACGCAATATGTGACTTAAATTAGACCTGATATACACGCACTCCGATATGCTTTGTTGTATCCATATGCTTAATGCTAAACCCGAAATGATTTGCAAAAAGATTATTTCTACTACTTAGCTTAGCTGTTCGGTTAGAGACTATTAGACTAATAAATTTTGGGAGTGAATCCATTTTCTCAAAAGAtttgcagcagcagcagcaaaaaCCCTTAGGATAACCAACAATCAAGGTACgatatgtatatacacacatgaataaataaatatttagagagagagagagagtagtacgCCATGTAAGCGGGTGCCAGCGTTGATGCGCTCGATCCAGAGGGAGCGCATGTCCCGCTTCTTGTTGCGGCG
It encodes:
- the LOC131327414 gene encoding uncharacterized protein LOC131327414 translates to MNKKEILKLAKGFRGRAKNCIRIARERVEKALQYSYRDRRNKKRDMRSLWIERINAGTRLHGVKYGNFMHGLTKENIQLNRKVLSEISMHEPHSFKALVNISHNAFPGNKKVVPPKKEGLAVLL